A single genomic interval of Helianthus annuus cultivar XRQ/B chromosome 13, HanXRQr2.0-SUNRISE, whole genome shotgun sequence harbors:
- the LOC110869570 gene encoding uncharacterized protein LOC110869570 yields the protein MTTRSQAEIEKTLKDHTTSLLKFDAFVEKTEHTFSDIKKLLEKLTNHTNSNDTGTSTNQEMISKSTDRLFRLGKIEFPKFNGTEDVEDWVCSCEHFFDVDETPEDYKVRYAVINLEGRAMKWHNNFAKTRAIAGVTWAEYARTITDRFSTQMFKDAMRILSSTVQSGELEDYCDEFDENLLRVTIAEEYAISLFIKGLKPELGGPVSMFDPKTMKEAYMLAKKQKVANDKIKNQFTSKTVATSKPMYLNPKPVSQFKPPLFVLEVVGEDDEIQQESLDESAVNLVQESVVDTTLPDPLISIHALTGIPSFSTMQVVGNLGTKPLQILIDSGSTHNFIDEKLAVKLNCVMKDIEGMKVGVANGSQLMCAKVCQGFQWQMQGLWMKADVLVLPLACYDMVLGVQWLPSLGDIVWNFQDLTMQFKVDDKVYQLKGSKTNRVSLCSNELMGHLLSTQCKQVVQSQLFSLQKEELKDQFQHKTVISKEVTNSAIEALLQEYEDVFATPNNLPPSRAYDHRIILKDESMVINQKPYRYQAAQKDVIEKMTKELLDTGVIRGSSSPFAAPVVLVKKKDGSWRMCIDYRKLNDATVKNGYPIPLIEELLDELGGGCHIFQIGFEVWIPSNPNVP from the exons ATGACAACCCGCAGTCaggctgaaattgaaaaaacGTTGAAGGATCATACAACTTCATTGCTTAAATTTGACGCTTTCGTTGAAAAAACAGAGCATACCTTCTCTGACATCAAGAAATTGTTGGAGAAATTAACGAATCATACCAATTCCAATGATACTGGCACTTCAACTAATCAAGAAATGATCAGTAAGTCTACTGATAGGTTGTTCAGGCTGGGGAAGATTGAATTTCCCAAATTCAATGGCACAGAAGATGTAGAAGACTGGGTGTGCAGTTGTGAACACTTCTTTGATGTGGACGAGACTCCTGAGGATTATAAGGTACGATATGCTGTTATTAATTTGGAGGGAAGGGCAATGAAATGGCATAATAATTTTGCAAAAACAAGAGCAATAGCTGGTGTAACATGGGCAGAATATGCTAGAACTATAACTGACCGTTTTTCTACACAAATGTTCAAAGATGCAATGAGAATATTGTCTTCTACAGTGCAAAGTGGGGAATTAGAAGATTATTGTGATGAATTTGATGAAAATTTACTAAGAGTCACAATTGCTGAGGAATATGCAATTAGCTTGTTCATTAAGGGTTTGAAACCTGAATTGGGAGGTCCTGTGAGTATGTTTGATCCCAAGACCATGAAGGAGGCTTATATGTTGGCTAAAAAACAGAAGGTTGCTAATGATAAAATCAAGAATCAATTCACATCTAAAACTGTAGCTACTTCTAAACCCATGTATCTTAACCCTAAACCCGTTTCACAGTTTAAACCACCG TTGTTTGTGCTAGAAGTTGTGGGTGAGGATGATGAAATACAGCAGGAATCACTTGATGAGTCTGCTGTTAATCTGGTTCAAGAATCAGTGGTTGATACTACTTTGCCTGATCCTCTTATTTCCATCCATGCCTTAACCGGTATTCCTTCTTTTTCTACCATGCAAGTAGTAGGAAATCTAGGTACTAAACCCTTACAAATCTTGATAGACTCGGGTTCCACTCATAACTTCATAGACGAAAAATTAGCTGTTAAGTTGAATTGTGTTATGAAGGACATTGAGGGTATGAAGGTAGGGGTAGCTAATGGGTCTCAATTGATGTGTGCCAAGGTCTGTCAAGGGTTTCAGTGGCAAATGCAGGGCCTATGGATGAAGGCTGATGTCTTAGTCTTACCATTGGCTTGTTATGACATGGTACTAGGGGTACAATGGTTGCCTTCATTAGGGGATATTGTGTGGAACTTCCAAGACCTTACTATGCAGTTTAAAGTGGATGATAAGGTTTATCAGCTGAAAGGAAGTAAAACAAACAGGGTGTCATTGTGTTCTAATGAGTTGATGGGTCATTTGTTGTCAACACAATGCAAGCAAGTGGTTCAGTCTCAGTTATTCAGTCTTCAAAAAGAGGAACTGAAGGATCAGTTTCAACACAAGACTGTAATTTCTAAGGAGGTGACTAACAGTGCTATTGAAGCTTTATTACAAGAATATGAGGATGTCTTTGCTACTCCTAACAATTTACCACCCTCTAGAGCATATGACCATAGAATCATTCTTAAAGATGAGTCTATGGTTATTAATCAAAAGCCCTATAGATATCAGGCTGCCCAAAAGGATGTAATTGAAAAGATGACCAAAGAACTGCTGGATACGGGGGTTATACGGGGTAGTTCCAGCCCTTTTGCAGCTCCTGTGGTGTTAGTAAAGAAAAAAGATGGGTCGTGgcgaatgtgcatagactatagGAAACTTAATGATGCAACGGTAAAAAATGGCTATCCAATTCCTTTGATTGAAGAGTTACTGGATGAGTTGGGGGGGGGCTGCCATATTTTCCAAATTGGATTTGAGGTCTGGATACCATCAAATCCGAATGTTCCCTGA